In Candidatus Berkelbacteria bacterium, the following are encoded in one genomic region:
- a CDS encoding septum formation initiator family protein, which yields MVLANTQKLLGRILVILLVVFALYSNVRLIIRNNKLHERLSEVQTELTNKELRNKKMSLLIAYYQSPSYQDVEARRRLGLKLPDETVMQVRGVEYSKDGTTLEDTIYENTEVASPTPPTNFSRWWGYFFGS from the coding sequence ATGGTTCTCGCTAACACGCAAAAACTTCTGGGGAGAATTTTAGTAATTCTACTGGTAGTTTTTGCGTTATATTCCAATGTTCGTTTGATAATCCGTAACAATAAATTGCACGAGCGTCTTTCCGAAGTGCAAACAGAACTCACAAATAAAGAGCTACGTAATAAAAAAATGTCGCTGTTGATCGCTTACTACCAGAGCCCGTCGTACCAAGATGTGGAGGCTAGGCGACGTTTGGGCCTGAAGCTACCCGATGAGACGGTGATGCAAGTTCGTGGCGTCGAATATAGTAAAGACGGTACCACTCTTGAAGACACTATCTATGAAAACACCGAAGTCGCCTCGCCTACTCCGCCGACAAACTTCTCGCGTTGGTGGGGGTACTTTTTCGGTAGCTAA
- a CDS encoding lamin tail domain-containing protein, translating to MQRLKKLFVRFLVVLLAVQGQAAVWLFSPSAAHAAGTQEVVINEIMWMGSEASAADEWIELRNNSETNTVDLTNWKLTNVSSGGDLVIPAGTIAPGGYFLISNYDKTSASSVLNVTPDYVTTTLQVGNSCLPIVLQDAASTQVDEMGCNVADYFGGTNTATKAALERNAVIEDGALASSWHTGVGNANLDATATNTLATPKFVNDVTVATAGTVMDGGDFTAVPTALSASWSGFADPESGVISYLAGVGTTAGVNNTLALTNVGNVLSYNFDFTGSPLSENETYFINVIAVNGVNLLSNTASSNGITVNTSAPNAPVPLMAIDTPNDNGGSVTVYWQAGGSPDVTSYQVNYRKLGDVGFLNTNAGLNLSAVLTGLLNAPATYEVTIESIDFNNQHSVPTGILQVQALDNLAPILDVNKVVIAQNKPGNSDTIGGNAGASNEAGVTVYVFDRNPAETTKVLINSVMANADGSFSVMGLGDNRYAQVWVQLVDAAGNSSEAKAFTNDTVAPNAPTLNKSVAVCPDRPCRVTLEWTDNGPDTAYYKVSYVAGGVEKLSMEFTSTTAALDLEGCATYGFKVLAFDKYGNESSSSNAFEFRLTPGVKTTVEFVDGKQVTKTEALGGTRQVRRASVPSGFSAEIIPPVQASEPEADKAPLGDDSADGAASDQDWVRIGVVIALLLIIAGSFYALSRSMRDGNGGTSKQVVKDVKTPVAAGTKRPRTKRRGRPARRK from the coding sequence ATGCAGAGATTGAAAAAACTCTTTGTCCGCTTTCTCGTTGTCCTTCTGGCTGTTCAGGGACAGGCGGCCGTATGGCTGTTCTCCCCTAGCGCCGCACACGCGGCCGGAACACAAGAAGTGGTCATTAACGAGATTATGTGGATGGGCTCGGAAGCAAGCGCTGCTGACGAGTGGATAGAGCTACGTAATAACAGTGAGACCAATACAGTGGACTTAACTAACTGGAAATTGACTAACGTTTCCAGTGGCGGTGATTTAGTGATTCCCGCAGGGACGATTGCGCCGGGCGGTTACTTTCTAATCAGTAATTACGACAAGACTAGCGCTAGTTCAGTGCTAAACGTAACGCCTGATTATGTAACAACGACACTGCAGGTCGGTAATAGCTGTCTGCCGATTGTTCTACAGGACGCGGCGTCAACCCAGGTTGACGAAATGGGTTGTAACGTCGCTGATTACTTTGGCGGCACCAACACCGCTACGAAAGCGGCTTTGGAACGCAACGCGGTAATCGAAGATGGGGCGCTAGCTAGTAGCTGGCACACTGGTGTTGGCAACGCGAATTTGGATGCTACGGCGACAAACACCCTAGCGACGCCAAAATTCGTAAACGACGTGACCGTAGCCACTGCTGGCACAGTCATGGACGGAGGCGACTTTACTGCTGTCCCGACAGCACTTAGCGCCAGCTGGTCTGGCTTTGCTGACCCTGAATCAGGGGTTATAAGTTATCTTGCCGGCGTAGGAACTACTGCCGGGGTTAATAACACCTTGGCGCTGACGAATGTCGGCAATGTTCTGAGCTATAACTTTGACTTCACCGGCTCCCCGTTAAGCGAGAACGAGACTTACTTCATTAACGTCATTGCCGTCAACGGAGTTAACCTACTGAGCAACACGGCATCAAGTAATGGAATCACGGTCAATACATCGGCGCCGAACGCGCCAGTGCCACTAATGGCGATCGACACGCCGAACGATAACGGCGGCTCGGTAACCGTATACTGGCAGGCCGGTGGCTCACCGGACGTCACGAGCTATCAGGTCAACTACCGTAAGCTTGGAGATGTCGGCTTCTTGAACACTAATGCTGGGCTGAATCTAAGCGCTGTTCTAACAGGCTTACTGAATGCCCCAGCGACTTACGAAGTGACAATTGAGTCGATCGACTTCAACAATCAGCACTCGGTCCCAACAGGGATTCTGCAAGTTCAGGCTCTCGATAACTTGGCGCCGATCCTCGACGTCAATAAAGTCGTGATCGCGCAGAATAAGCCGGGCAATAGCGACACGATCGGCGGTAACGCCGGCGCCTCAAACGAGGCTGGCGTGACAGTTTATGTTTTCGATCGCAATCCGGCCGAAACAACTAAAGTCCTCATCAACTCGGTAATGGCTAACGCCGACGGTAGCTTCAGTGTCATGGGTCTTGGCGACAACCGTTACGCCCAAGTTTGGGTGCAGCTGGTTGATGCCGCGGGTAACTCAAGTGAGGCGAAGGCCTTCACTAACGATACCGTTGCTCCGAACGCTCCAACGCTCAATAAATCAGTCGCAGTCTGTCCGGACAGGCCATGTCGGGTAACTCTTGAGTGGACGGATAACGGTCCGGACACGGCGTACTACAAGGTCAGCTATGTCGCGGGTGGAGTAGAAAAGCTTTCAATGGAATTTACTTCCACCACAGCTGCGCTCGATCTTGAGGGATGCGCGACGTACGGTTTCAAGGTCTTGGCTTTTGACAAATACGGCAACGAATCGTCTTCGAGCAATGCCTTTGAGTTCCGCTTGACCCCTGGCGTCAAAACAACTGTAGAGTTCGTTGACGGCAAGCAGGTCACTAAGACGGAGGCACTAGGCGGGACGCGACAAGTCCGACGCGCTTCTGTCCCTAGCGGATTTAGCGCCGAGATCATTCCCCCAGTTCAGGCGAGCGAACCTGAAGCCGACAAGGCGCCACTCGGCGATGACAGTGCCGACGGCGCAGCTTCAGACCAAGACTGGGTTCGAATCGGGGTTGTGATTGCCCTACTCTTGATAATTGCTGGCAGTTTTTACGCCTTATCGCGCTCAATGCGTGATGGCAACGGCGGGACGAGCAAGCAAGTAGTGAAAGATGTAAAAACGCCCGTGGCAGCTGGAACAAAGCGACCTCGCACGAAGCGTCGTGGTCGACCGGCCAGACGTAAGTAG
- a CDS encoding DUF2207 domain-containing protein, giving the protein MSSRLYLKVIILTLQAAVLLFLPSGVAAKVEQSVDLATLNLELRQDGSLEVVQELIFASPTSLNWPIYGELTKLSLSGDGVPIQPSEIKQQRTGDQVNLIAETPHQLWSLTYRASSKLIRSKERDQLYFQVLRESGFSVKQLRTTFKLPAEASGDGLTGNIYAIGGVGQTRVERPDSQTLTYQASFMGPNAILTINAHWPKSVLHLSLIEELRLALENLEIVPFLVLGILLPLLGLAVLLRLLARQKAIEKPNKRLRTTVPSALSPLVVGTLVDKKVYPKEIVAMLIDLCQRGYIVIVKKSGQYYLSQRRQFDDRLEPWEQGILEALFPVANTKLTESEMRALNRQSLFNPKVRRAFDDIYEIVTRKQYFAENPHRTRVRYKLFALSLYYLSVIGAIWIAVTGTSPYLLLPVAGTMIFCRLILRLTPGLVRYTQLGLNERAEWLAFANYLSEAQPLSLEAARNRVFEKYLGYAIALGKTKNWAGRFDISEMIIIKPDWFISYEETSTSQFAREIEQFSKTISTMLTEMRGPLVN; this is encoded by the coding sequence ATGTCGTCTCGACTTTATCTTAAGGTCATTATACTGACCCTACAAGCAGCCGTTTTACTTTTCTTGCCCTCCGGTGTCGCCGCTAAGGTCGAGCAGAGCGTTGATCTCGCGACACTGAACCTAGAACTTCGGCAGGACGGGTCTTTGGAGGTTGTGCAGGAGCTGATATTCGCCTCTCCGACCAGTTTGAATTGGCCTATCTACGGCGAGTTAACCAAGCTCTCGTTGAGTGGTGACGGTGTGCCGATACAGCCCAGCGAGATCAAACAGCAGCGAACTGGCGATCAAGTTAACCTGATCGCCGAGACGCCTCACCAGCTTTGGAGTTTAACCTACCGGGCCTCATCAAAACTGATCCGGTCTAAAGAGCGAGATCAGCTATATTTCCAAGTCTTAAGAGAGTCAGGTTTCTCGGTTAAACAACTGCGCACTACTTTCAAATTGCCGGCCGAGGCCTCCGGGGACGGACTAACGGGAAATATTTACGCTATCGGTGGCGTCGGACAAACCCGCGTTGAGCGGCCCGATAGTCAGACCCTGACTTATCAAGCCTCATTCATGGGCCCGAACGCGATACTAACCATTAACGCGCACTGGCCTAAAAGCGTTCTTCACCTCAGTTTGATTGAAGAACTACGTTTGGCCTTAGAAAATCTGGAGATCGTACCCTTTCTTGTACTTGGGATACTCTTGCCGTTGCTTGGATTGGCGGTGCTGCTACGACTCTTGGCTAGGCAAAAAGCTATCGAGAAACCGAACAAACGCCTGCGCACCACAGTGCCAAGTGCGCTATCGCCGCTCGTGGTTGGCACGCTCGTAGATAAGAAAGTCTACCCGAAAGAAATCGTGGCCATGTTAATCGACCTCTGCCAACGCGGCTATATCGTTATCGTTAAAAAAAGCGGGCAGTATTACTTGAGCCAACGCCGACAATTTGATGATCGGCTAGAGCCTTGGGAGCAAGGCATCCTAGAAGCGCTCTTCCCCGTCGCTAATACAAAACTGACCGAAAGCGAAATGCGTGCGCTCAACCGTCAGTCGCTTTTTAATCCGAAAGTTCGTCGGGCGTTTGACGATATCTACGAGATCGTGACTCGCAAACAATATTTCGCCGAGAACCCGCACCGTACACGCGTCCGATACAAACTTTTTGCCTTGTCGCTTTATTACTTGAGCGTGATAGGCGCAATCTGGATTGCCGTAACCGGCACGTCGCCGTACTTGCTGCTACCGGTCGCCGGCACGATGATCTTCTGTCGACTGATATTAAGGCTAACCCCAGGTCTAGTGCGCTACACCCAACTTGGGTTAAACGAGCGGGCGGAGTGGCTAGCCTTTGCTAACTACCTCTCAGAAGCTCAGCCGCTCTCACTTGAAGCAGCCCGTAATCGAGTGTTCGAAAAATATCTGGGATATGCCATCGCCTTAGGCAAAACTAAAAACTGGGCCGGCCGTTTCGATATCTCGGAAATGATTATCATTAAGCCCGACTGGTTCATCAGCTACGAAGAAACTAGCACCAGCCAATTCGCCAGAGAGATTGAGCAATTTAGTAAAACTATCTCCACAATGCTCACCGAAATGCGCGGCCCGCTGGTTAACTAG
- the ftsH gene encoding ATP-dependent zinc metalloprotease FtsH, protein MPQRNRVTRQIVSIVTVLFLALIGWVILLGPNSKKTEDVGISQIAQEVQEGKVELIRVEGNKVIAITKDQRELVAFKEASQGLKDYGITGDKVKLQIDNPDSGALWTTLLSVMLPFALLILILWLMSRQARAGNMQALSFGRSTAKIADPRKRTTFKDVAGLKGAKQELVEIVDFLKSPGKFKALGAEIPRGVLLYGPAGVGKTLLAKAVAGEAEVPFFTLSASEFVEMFVGVGASRVRDLFAKAKRVGPAVIFIDELDAVGRQRGTGLGGSHDEREQTLNQILVEMDGFDTDTNVIILAATNRPDVLDPALLRPGRFDRKVALDIPDRQERKEIIEVHARNKPIAKGVDFNEVAKTTPGLAGADLRNIVNEAAILAARENRKQIEQKDFRNAIEKVMLGPERTSHIMLGKEREIVAYHESGHAIIGHILSELDDVHKVSIVSRGMALGFTLSLPSEDRRLVPKTKFEQQIVQLLGGRAAEQLIFNEVTTGASNDLEQATSIARNMVTIFGMSELGPIKLGEREEMVFLGREMGMHKVHSEKVASEIDEQIHTIINRAWKQALEILKKEMKTLHEMSKLLLDKETLEDDDLRTILGTLKTAPVSN, encoded by the coding sequence ATGCCGCAGCGTAACCGCGTCACGCGTCAGATCGTCTCTATTGTCACAGTATTATTTCTAGCCCTAATCGGCTGGGTAATTTTGCTTGGGCCAAATTCCAAAAAAACCGAAGACGTCGGCATCTCCCAAATTGCCCAGGAGGTTCAAGAGGGAAAGGTCGAGCTTATCCGCGTTGAAGGTAATAAAGTGATTGCTATCACCAAGGACCAGCGTGAGCTAGTAGCTTTCAAAGAGGCGAGCCAGGGCCTTAAAGACTACGGCATCACTGGCGACAAAGTTAAGCTCCAGATCGATAATCCTGATTCTGGTGCCCTTTGGACGACGTTGCTTTCGGTGATGCTGCCATTTGCCCTATTGATACTGATTCTGTGGCTCATGAGTCGGCAGGCACGAGCTGGCAACATGCAAGCGCTTTCCTTTGGACGCTCAACTGCCAAAATCGCCGATCCACGAAAACGAACAACCTTTAAAGATGTTGCGGGGCTAAAAGGCGCCAAACAAGAATTAGTCGAAATCGTCGACTTTTTGAAGAGCCCGGGTAAGTTCAAAGCGCTTGGCGCGGAAATCCCCCGAGGTGTTTTGCTGTACGGTCCGGCAGGCGTTGGTAAAACCTTGCTCGCCAAGGCCGTGGCTGGTGAAGCCGAGGTTCCCTTCTTCACCTTGTCTGCTTCAGAATTCGTAGAGATGTTCGTCGGCGTCGGCGCCTCAAGAGTCCGCGATCTTTTCGCTAAGGCTAAACGCGTCGGGCCGGCAGTAATCTTCATAGATGAGCTAGATGCTGTTGGCCGTCAGCGCGGCACTGGCTTGGGTGGCTCGCATGACGAACGCGAGCAGACTTTGAACCAAATTCTTGTCGAGATGGACGGGTTCGACACTGATACTAATGTCATCATACTCGCCGCGACTAACCGGCCAGACGTGCTCGACCCGGCCCTGCTACGCCCCGGTCGATTCGATCGTAAAGTTGCCCTTGATATTCCTGACCGACAAGAGCGCAAAGAAATTATTGAAGTTCATGCTCGAAATAAGCCGATTGCTAAAGGCGTTGATTTTAATGAAGTCGCCAAAACCACACCAGGACTAGCCGGTGCGGATCTGCGCAACATCGTTAACGAAGCAGCAATTTTGGCCGCCCGGGAAAATCGCAAGCAAATTGAGCAGAAAGATTTTCGTAACGCCATCGAAAAAGTCATGCTCGGCCCGGAACGTACCAGCCATATTATGCTTGGTAAAGAACGAGAAATTGTTGCCTACCACGAGTCGGGGCACGCGATCATCGGTCATATTCTTTCCGAATTGGATGATGTTCATAAAGTCTCAATCGTCTCGCGTGGCATGGCCTTAGGGTTCACCTTGTCGCTACCAAGTGAAGATCGCCGCTTAGTGCCAAAAACCAAATTTGAGCAACAGATCGTTCAGCTTCTAGGCGGTCGCGCGGCGGAGCAATTGATATTCAACGAAGTTACGACCGGTGCCTCAAATGATCTAGAGCAGGCAACTTCAATCGCCCGCAATATGGTGACAATCTTTGGCATGAGCGAACTTGGGCCAATTAAACTTGGCGAACGCGAAGAGATGGTGTTCCTCGGCCGGGAAATGGGCATGCATAAAGTTCACTCGGAGAAAGTCGCCTCAGAAATTGATGAGCAAATTCACACCATTATTAACCGTGCCTGGAAGCAGGCTCTGGAAATTCTCAAGAAGGAGATGAAAACGCTCCATGAGATGTCGAAATTACTACTCGACAAAGAAACGCTTGAAGACGACGATCTGCGTACCATACTCGGGACACTGAAAACCGCTCCGGTGAGCAACTAG
- the lepB gene encoding signal peptidase I, whose protein sequence is MEGITVAGSRQAPFSERLYWVTGWVYDFSKVATIFLLVGLVVHYFFYTALIVRGKSMVPTFADGQILTVNKIAYVTGAPERGDVVAMFFPGETEKRFIKRIVALPGETISIKQGKTYINGVLLKEPYLKKSVITVPEMERTLVGGEYFVMGDNRGNSSDSRAWGPVPESFVIGKVMAKVGSL, encoded by the coding sequence ATGGAGGGCATTACTGTTGCAGGGAGTAGGCAAGCGCCATTTTCGGAGCGACTTTATTGGGTTACAGGCTGGGTTTATGATTTCTCAAAGGTAGCCACAATTTTCCTACTTGTGGGGCTGGTCGTACACTACTTTTTCTATACGGCGCTTATAGTTCGTGGCAAGAGCATGGTACCGACATTCGCTGACGGACAAATCCTGACCGTTAACAAGATCGCTTACGTTACCGGTGCGCCGGAGCGCGGCGATGTTGTGGCCATGTTCTTTCCTGGCGAGACGGAGAAGCGGTTTATCAAGCGGATTGTTGCGCTGCCCGGAGAAACCATTTCCATAAAACAGGGCAAAACCTACATTAACGGCGTCCTGCTAAAAGAGCCTTATCTTAAAAAAAGTGTCATCACGGTGCCGGAAATGGAGCGAACGCTGGTTGGGGGCGAGTACTTCGTGATGGGTGATAATCGAGGCAACTCAAGTGACTCCAGGGCATGGGGGCCAGTGCCAGAGTCGTTCGTTATAGGCAAAGTTATGGCCAAGGTGGGCTCGCTCTAG